Proteins from a genomic interval of Physeter macrocephalus isolate SW-GA chromosome 21, ASM283717v5, whole genome shotgun sequence:
- the P2RY4 gene encoding P2Y purinoceptor 4: MTSTESSLFTALGPHSDPDNSEVELDCRFNEEFKFILLPVSYAVVFVLGLGLNALTIWFFLFCLRPWDATATYMFHLALSDTLYVLSLPTLVYYYAAHNYWPFGTGLCKFIRFFFYWNLYCSVLFLTCISVHRYLGICHLLRALRWGRPRLAGLLCLAVLLVVAGCLVPNLFFVTTTPKGDIILCHDTTRPEEFDHYVHFSSAVMGLLFGVPCLVTLVCYGLMAQRLYRPLPGAAQSSSRLHSLRTIAVVLTVFAICFVPFHITRTVYYMARLLEADCWVLNVVNMVYKGTRPLASANSCLDPVLYLLTGDKYRRQLRQLCRGGRPRLPTAASSLALVSLPEDSSRRWTASPQDGGLGR, translated from the coding sequence ATGACCAGTACGGAATCCTCACTGTTCACAGCCTTAGGCCCCCACTCAGATCCTGACAACAGTGAGGTGGAGCTGGACTGCCGGTTTAATGAGGAGTTCAAGTTTATCCTGCTGCCCGTGAGCTATGCAGTTGTCTTTGTGCTGGGCCTAGGCCTCAATGCCCTGACCATCTGGTTCTTCCTCTTTTGCCTCCGACCGTGGGATGCGACAGCCACCTACATGTTCCACTTAGCTTTGTCAGATACTTTGTACGTCCTGTCGCTGCCCACCCTTGTCTACTATTACGCAGCCCATAACTACTGGCCCTTTGGCACTGGGCTCTGCAAGTTCATCCGCTTTTTCTTCTATTGGAACCTCTACTGCAGCGTCCTTTTCCTCACCTGCATCAGCGTACACCGCTACCTGGGCATCTGCCACCTGCTGCGGGCGCTGCGCTGGGGCCGCCCACGCCTTGCTGGCCTTCTCTGCCTGGCAGTTTTGTTGGTCGTAGCTGGCTGCCTCGTGCCCAACTTGTTCTTTGTCACCACCACCCCTAAGGGGGACATCATCTTGTGCCACGACACCACCCGGCCTGAGGAGTTTGACCACTACGTGCACTTCAGTTCGGCAGTCATGGGGCTGCTCTTCGGTGTGCCCTGCCTGGTCACTCTTGTCTGCTATGGGCTCATGGCCCAGCGCCTGTATCGGCCCTTGCCAGGGGCTGCCCAGTCATCTTCCCGTCTGCACTCGCTGCGCACCATCGCTGTGGTATTGACTGTCTTTGCCATCTGCTTCGTGCCTTTCCACATCACCCGCACCGTTTATTACATGGCAAGGCTGTTGGAAGCTGACTGCTGGGTGCTGAACGTCGTCAACATGGTCTATAAAGGGACTCGGCCTCTGGCCAGTGCCAATAGCTGCCTGGATCCTGTGCTCTATTTGCTCACTGGGGACAAGTATCGACGTCAGCTCCGGCAGCTCTGCAGGGGTGGCAGGCCCCGGCTCCCCACGGCTGCCTCCTCTCTGGCGCTGGTGTCCCTGCCTGAGGACAGCAGCCGCAGGTGGACAGCCAGCCCCCAGGACGGCGGCTTGGGCAGATAG